One Sporomusaceae bacterium ACPt DNA window includes the following coding sequences:
- the tuf_1 gene encoding Elongation factor Tu has protein sequence MAKKKFERNKPHVNIGTIGHVDHGKTSLTAAITLTLSKHGGAEFMAYDQIDKAPEERERGITINTAHVEYETEKRHYAHVDCPGHADYVKNMITGAAQMDGAILVVSAADGPMPQTREHILLSRQVGVPAMVVFLNKADLVDDAELMELVEMEVRELLSSYEFPGDDIPVVSGSAVQALNCGCAKRECQWCGKIHELMDKVDEYIPTPERDTDKTFLMPVEDVFTITGRGTVATGRVERGVVKVGDTVEIVGMTEKPKSTVVTGVEMFRKLLDQAVAGDNIGALLRGVERKEIERGQVLAKPGTIKPHTKFKSEVYVLSKEEGGRHTPFFNGYRPQFYFRTTDVTGVVSLPEGVEMVMPGDNIQMNIELITPIAIEEGLRFAIREGGRTVGAGVVTAVVE, from the coding sequence ATGGCTAAGAAAAAGTTTGAAAGAAACAAACCGCACGTTAACATTGGAACCATCGGTCACGTTGACCATGGCAAAACTTCACTGACAGCTGCTATCACCCTGACCCTCTCCAAACACGGCGGCGCCGAGTTCATGGCGTATGACCAAATCGACAAAGCGCCGGAAGAAAGAGAGCGCGGTATTACCATCAACACCGCTCACGTTGAGTATGAAACCGAAAAGCGTCACTATGCGCACGTTGACTGCCCGGGCCACGCTGACTACGTTAAAAACATGATCACCGGCGCCGCCCAGATGGACGGTGCAATTCTGGTAGTATCGGCTGCTGACGGCCCTATGCCGCAAACCCGTGAACATATCCTGCTGTCCCGCCAAGTAGGCGTACCGGCCATGGTTGTCTTTTTAAACAAAGCTGACCTGGTTGATGACGCTGAACTTATGGAACTGGTAGAAATGGAAGTTCGTGAACTGTTATCCAGCTACGAATTCCCGGGTGACGACATCCCGGTAGTATCCGGTTCTGCCGTTCAAGCCTTAAACTGCGGCTGCGCTAAACGGGAATGCCAATGGTGCGGCAAAATCCATGAACTGATGGACAAAGTTGACGAATACATTCCGACTCCGGAACGTGATACCGACAAAACCTTCCTGATGCCGGTAGAAGACGTATTTACCATTACCGGTCGTGGAACAGTTGCTACCGGCCGTGTGGAGCGCGGCGTAGTAAAAGTCGGGGATACCGTTGAAATCGTAGGTATGACGGAAAAACCGAAATCCACGGTAGTAACCGGCGTAGAAATGTTCCGCAAGCTGTTAGACCAAGCAGTGGCCGGCGACAACATCGGCGCCCTGCTCCGTGGTGTAGAGCGTAAAGAAATCGAGCGCGGTCAAGTATTGGCAAAGCCTGGTACAATAAAACCGCATACCAAATTCAAATCCGAAGTATACGTACTGTCCAAAGAAGAAGGCGGCCGTCACACCCCGTTTTTTAACGGCTACCGTCCGCAGTTCTACTTCCGGACAACCGACGTAACGGGTGTAGTTAGCCTGCCGGAAGGCGTAGAAATGGTAATGCCTGGCGATAACATCCAAATGAACATTGAGCTTATCACTCCGATAGCCATCGAAGAAGGCCTGCGGTTTGCTATCCGTGAAGGCGGCCGTACTGTGGGCGCCGGTGTTGTAACCGCTGTTGTTGAGTAA
- the rplA gene encoding 50S ribosomal protein L1, producing the protein MPKHGKKYIEAAKLIEADKLYDPEEAIELIKKTAAGAKFDQTVEVAVKLGVDPKHADQQVRGAVVLPYGTGKTKRVLVFAKGEKAKEAEAAGADFVGAEDMVEKIQGGWTDFDVAVATPDMMGTVGRLGKILGPKGLMPNPKVGTVTMDVTRAINEIKAGKIEYRTDKAGNIHAPIGKVSFDDEKLLKNFHTLIDTLIKVKPAAAKGQYMRNISLSSTMGPGVKVNPLKAPGKKE; encoded by the coding sequence ATGCCAAAACATGGTAAAAAATATATTGAAGCTGCTAAGCTTATTGAGGCTGATAAGCTGTATGACCCTGAAGAAGCGATAGAACTCATTAAGAAGACGGCTGCCGGCGCCAAGTTCGATCAAACTGTTGAAGTTGCCGTTAAACTGGGCGTTGATCCGAAACACGCTGATCAACAAGTACGTGGTGCGGTTGTCCTTCCGTATGGTACGGGTAAAACCAAACGGGTGCTGGTTTTCGCAAAAGGCGAAAAAGCTAAAGAAGCTGAAGCTGCTGGCGCTGACTTTGTTGGCGCTGAAGACATGGTGGAAAAAATCCAGGGTGGCTGGACTGATTTTGATGTTGCAGTGGCCACGCCGGATATGATGGGTACAGTAGGTCGTCTGGGTAAAATCCTTGGACCTAAAGGCTTAATGCCAAACCCCAAAGTTGGTACTGTTACTATGGATGTAACACGTGCCATTAATGAAATTAAAGCCGGTAAGATTGAATACCGTACCGATAAAGCAGGTAATATTCATGCGCCTATCGGTAAAGTATCTTTTGATGACGAAAAACTGCTCAAAAACTTCCACACCCTGATTGATACATTGATTAAGGTTAAACCCGCTGCTGCCAAAGGCCAGTATATGCGGAACATTTCCTTAAGCTCAACAATGGGGCCTGGTGTAAAGGTTAACCCGCTCAAAGCTCCCGGCAAAAAAGAATAG
- the rplL gene encoding 50S ribosomal protein L7/L12, whose protein sequence is MTKEQIMEAIEQMTVLELSELVKALEEKFGVSAAAPVAVAAAAAPAAAAPAAEEQTEFDVILTSPGAGKINVIKVVREVTGLGLKEAKDLVDGAPKPVKEKISKADAEALKAKLVEAGATVEIK, encoded by the coding sequence ATGACTAAAGAACAAATTATGGAAGCCATTGAGCAAATGACTGTGCTCGAACTCTCCGAGCTGGTAAAAGCTCTGGAAGAAAAATTCGGCGTATCCGCTGCTGCTCCTGTTGCTGTAGCCGCTGCGGCTGCTCCTGCTGCGGCTGCTCCTGCTGCTGAAGAACAAACCGAGTTCGACGTAATCCTTACTAGCCCGGGTGCCGGCAAAATCAACGTTATCAAAGTTGTGCGCGAAGTTACCGGTCTGGGCCTTAAAGAAGCAAAAGACCTGGTTGACGGCGCTCCCAAGCCTGTTAAAGAAAAAATTTCCAAAGCTGACGCCGAAGCCCTTAAAGCCAAGCTTGTTGAAGCTGGCGCTACTGTTGAAATTAAGTAA
- the rpmGA gene encoding 50S ribosomal protein L33 1 — protein sequence MRNAVTLACTECKQRNYQTNKNKKNDPDRLEFSKYCKFCKKHTIHKETK from the coding sequence ATGCGCAACGCGGTAACATTGGCCTGCACAGAATGCAAACAACGCAATTATCAGACCAATAAAAACAAAAAGAATGACCCGGATAGATTAGAGTTCAGCAAGTACTGTAAATTCTGCAAGAAACATACTATACACAAAGAAACGAAGTAA
- the cheX gene encoding CheY-P phosphatase CheX, with product MDAKLINPFLEAVTLILPQLGFKEVSHGGLAVKEQIVASHGVTVLIGMTKGVRGNVAYNMTVDTARKLASTMMMGMPVAEIDEMAQSAISEMVNMVTANAAITFEKQGLDVDILPPSIVVGSEYTVRVSNNKYLVLNLMIDSEPIELNIGLAS from the coding sequence TTGGATGCTAAACTAATTAATCCGTTTTTAGAAGCTGTAACATTAATTCTGCCACAACTGGGTTTTAAAGAAGTCAGCCATGGTGGATTGGCTGTAAAAGAACAAATTGTAGCAAGTCACGGTGTTACTGTTCTCATTGGCATGACTAAAGGAGTTAGAGGCAATGTGGCGTATAACATGACGGTAGACACTGCCAGGAAGCTTGCCTCTACGATGATGATGGGCATGCCGGTAGCCGAAATTGATGAAATGGCGCAAAGTGCCATCTCTGAAATGGTCAACATGGTTACTGCCAATGCGGCCATAACTTTTGAAAAACAGGGCTTGGATGTCGATATTTTACCGCCAAGTATTGTGGTTGGTTCGGAATATACTGTACGGGTAAGCAATAATAAATATCTGGTACTCAATTTGATGATCGACTCAGAACCTATTGAACTTAACATCGGATTAGCTTCATAA
- the secE gene encoding Protein translocase subunit SecE, translating into MAAQETAIQTNTSRWKKFFREVKAELKKVTWPGKSELISFTGIVFVTVTVVAALIWVIDATFTQILKAII; encoded by the coding sequence ATGGCCGCCCAGGAAACAGCGATTCAGACGAATACATCGCGCTGGAAGAAATTTTTCCGGGAAGTAAAAGCTGAACTAAAAAAAGTAACATGGCCGGGCAAATCAGAACTTATTTCCTTCACTGGGATTGTATTTGTGACGGTTACTGTTGTTGCGGCCCTAATTTGGGTGATTGATGCCACTTTCACCCAAATTTTAAAGGCTATCATCTAG
- the nusG gene encoding Transcription termination/antitermination protein NusG, whose product MGDVLASLEVMESEKLEKHWYVIHTYSGYENKVKANLEKKVHSMAMENEVFRVLVPMEDEVEMKDGKKKIAKKKVFPGYVLVEMIVTDRSWYVVRNTPGVTGFVGSGTKPIPLSESEVKHILKSMGIEEAKPKIDIELNQLVRITSGAFENWTATVVDINPDRGKLKVLVNMFGRETPVELDFTQVAKVD is encoded by the coding sequence GTGGGGGACGTATTAGCGTCCCTTGAGGTTATGGAATCCGAAAAGCTCGAAAAACACTGGTATGTTATCCATACATATTCCGGCTATGAAAACAAGGTGAAAGCAAACCTGGAGAAAAAAGTTCATTCCATGGCTATGGAAAATGAAGTTTTCCGGGTGCTTGTGCCGATGGAAGACGAAGTGGAAATGAAAGATGGCAAAAAGAAGATTGCCAAGAAAAAGGTTTTTCCGGGGTATGTGTTGGTAGAAATGATTGTCACTGACCGTTCCTGGTATGTTGTCCGCAACACTCCGGGTGTTACCGGTTTTGTCGGGTCCGGAACCAAGCCTATTCCGTTGAGTGAAAGTGAAGTCAAACACATCCTCAAGTCGATGGGTATAGAGGAAGCCAAGCCTAAAATTGATATTGAGCTCAACCAATTGGTGCGTATCACTTCAGGCGCTTTTGAAAATTGGACAGCCACTGTGGTGGATATTAACCCGGACCGTGGCAAGCTTAAAGTACTTGTCAATATGTTTGGGCGTGAAACACCGGTAGAGCTTGATTTTACTCAAGTTGCGAAAGTTGATTAA
- the uppP gene encoding Undecaprenyl-diphosphatase, translating into MSENIIAVIIGIVEGLTEFLPISSTGHMILVGSLLGFEGEKASVFEVFIQLGAILSVFILYRDKFFEMLRPRPINIYSGRLTVMHVLAGIIPVMGVGFVLHKPIKTYLFSPYTVIIGLIAGAILMLVAEKTCKRPVTRDVDHMTVKQALVVGLFQILSLWPGFSRSGSTIAGGLFLGMSRKAAAEFSFIIAVPLMLVACVYDLLKIWNTLSMDDFTMIIIGFVVAFITAYLSIVWFLRFLNNSTLASFAYYRFVVAGLAYYYFFLR; encoded by the coding sequence ATGAGCGAGAATATAATTGCGGTAATTATTGGTATTGTGGAAGGGTTAACTGAATTTTTACCTATTTCCTCCACCGGACATATGATTTTAGTCGGTTCACTCTTGGGGTTTGAGGGCGAAAAAGCCAGTGTATTTGAAGTATTTATCCAGTTGGGGGCTATTTTATCAGTATTTATTTTATACCGGGACAAGTTTTTTGAAATGTTAAGACCCAGGCCAATTAATATTTACAGTGGCAGATTGACGGTAATGCATGTTTTGGCCGGCATCATACCGGTTATGGGAGTGGGCTTTGTCTTGCATAAGCCAATAAAGACTTATTTGTTTTCACCTTATACCGTTATCATCGGATTGATAGCTGGTGCTATTCTTATGTTGGTGGCCGAAAAAACCTGTAAGCGTCCGGTAACTCGCGACGTTGACCACATGACGGTAAAACAGGCGCTTGTGGTTGGGTTGTTTCAAATTTTATCGTTGTGGCCGGGTTTCTCCCGCTCAGGCTCAACTATTGCCGGTGGTCTGTTTTTGGGTATGAGCCGCAAGGCGGCTGCGGAGTTTTCCTTTATTATTGCAGTGCCGCTGATGCTGGTAGCTTGCGTTTATGATTTGTTGAAGATTTGGAACACGCTGAGTATGGATGACTTTACTATGATTATAATTGGGTTTGTTGTTGCGTTTATAACTGCGTATTTATCAATAGTATGGTTTTTGCGGTTTCTTAATAACTCGACGCTGGCATCTTTTGCCTACTACCGTTTTGTAGTAGCTGGTTTGGCATATTATTATTTTTTTCTGCGGTAA
- the rplJ gene encoding 50S ribosomal protein L10: MAVTQEKQLAVADLKEKLGNTKGAVLTNYRGLTVAQDTKLRRKLREGGVEYRVIKNTLTRIAAKEVGIQGLDEYLEGPTAIALSYTDPVAPAKIISDFVKENKLQALEIKAGLVEGKVINSDGVKALSNLPPREVLIAQVLAGMQAPIAGFVNVLSGTIRNLVYALDAVRKQKESA, translated from the coding sequence ATGGCTGTAACCCAAGAAAAACAACTGGCAGTTGCTGACCTTAAAGAGAAGCTTGGCAATACCAAAGGTGCTGTTCTTACTAATTACCGTGGTCTTACTGTTGCTCAAGATACCAAGCTTCGTCGTAAGCTGCGTGAAGGCGGTGTAGAATACCGGGTAATTAAGAATACTCTTACCCGTATTGCTGCCAAAGAAGTGGGCATTCAAGGTCTTGATGAATATCTTGAAGGTCCGACTGCTATTGCTCTTTCCTATACCGATCCGGTAGCTCCGGCTAAAATCATTTCCGACTTTGTTAAGGAAAACAAATTACAAGCTCTGGAAATTAAAGCCGGTTTAGTTGAAGGCAAGGTTATCAACAGTGACGGTGTTAAAGCTCTGTCCAACCTGCCCCCGCGCGAAGTGCTTATTGCTCAGGTCCTGGCAGGCATGCAAGCTCCTATTGCCGGGTTTGTCAATGTACTTTCCGGTACTATTCGCAATTTGGTATATGCGCTTGACGCTGTCCGCAAACAAAAGGAATCTGCTTAA
- a CDS encoding hypothetical protein (UPF0702 transmembrane protein YetF), which produces METLGITLFRVVTGMGVLLIVMLAIGRRQLGEFSPFDFIISITIGAIAGALIVDHRIDLISALLAIVALGVMQILFSWLTIKIRPFNYKLNFKPLLMVENGQIIKKNLRKVRMPVETLLQLLREKDVFDITTVELAILEPHGKLSVLKKAEHLPITPGQVDFSVSPNTILVPVILEGKLQENALTDMGFSARQIEEFRRQHQKSIHNVFVAFMDQNKKLHVVNDAAREQGAFLH; this is translated from the coding sequence ATGGAAACATTAGGAATTACTCTGTTCCGGGTAGTCACAGGTATGGGCGTACTGTTAATCGTTATGTTGGCTATTGGTCGCCGGCAGTTAGGGGAGTTTAGTCCGTTTGATTTTATAATTTCCATAACGATCGGTGCCATAGCCGGCGCACTTATCGTTGATCACCGGATTGACCTTATAAGTGCTCTGCTGGCCATTGTAGCGCTAGGTGTGATGCAAATTTTGTTTAGTTGGCTAACTATTAAAATTCGTCCGTTTAATTATAAATTAAATTTTAAACCGCTGCTAATGGTAGAAAACGGCCAAATCATCAAAAAAAATCTGCGTAAAGTGCGCATGCCGGTAGAAACTTTGTTGCAACTTTTAAGAGAAAAAGACGTATTTGATATTACCACAGTAGAACTTGCTATCTTGGAACCTCACGGTAAATTAAGTGTACTGAAAAAAGCCGAACACTTGCCGATAACGCCAGGTCAGGTCGACTTTAGCGTGAGTCCCAACACCATTCTGGTCCCTGTAATCCTGGAAGGTAAATTGCAGGAAAATGCGTTAACCGATATGGGATTTTCAGCGCGGCAGATTGAAGAATTCCGTCGTCAGCACCAGAAAAGTATTCACAATGTCTTTGTCGCTTTTATGGACCAAAACAAAAAATTGCATGTTGTTAATGATGCTGCTCGGGAACAGGGTGCGTTTTTGCACTGA
- the rplK gene encoding 50S ribosomal protein L11 has translation MAKKVVKLVKLQVPAGKATPAPPVGPALGQAGVNIMAFVKEFNERTAKQAGLIIPVEITVFEDRSFTFITKTPPAAVLLKKAAGIETASGEPNKKKVAKVPRAKVREIAESKMQDLNAASVEAAMRMIEGTARSMGIDIVD, from the coding sequence ATGGCTAAAAAAGTCGTAAAGCTTGTAAAACTGCAAGTTCCCGCTGGTAAGGCCACTCCGGCTCCTCCCGTAGGCCCGGCGCTTGGTCAGGCTGGTGTCAATATTATGGCTTTTGTTAAGGAGTTCAACGAAAGAACGGCCAAGCAAGCCGGTCTTATCATTCCGGTGGAAATTACGGTGTTTGAAGATAGATCATTTACCTTTATCACCAAAACTCCGCCCGCTGCTGTACTTCTGAAAAAAGCTGCCGGTATTGAAACAGCTTCTGGCGAACCTAACAAGAAGAAAGTTGCTAAAGTACCACGGGCTAAAGTCCGGGAAATTGCCGAATCCAAAATGCAAGACCTTAATGCCGCCAGCGTTGAAGCTGCTATGCGGATGATTGAAGGTACTGCCCGCAGTATGGGTATTGATATCGTAGACTAA
- the rpoB gene encoding DNA-directed RNA polymerase subunit beta has protein sequence MFNPVPVGKRFRYSYAKIDEVLDMPNLIEIQKNSYNWFLKEGLQEIFRDISPIQDFTGNLVLSFENFTLGEPKYEVEECKERDVTYAAPLRVSVRLYNKETQEIKEQEVFMGDFPLMTDNGTFIINGAERVIVSQLVRSPGVYYGETIDTTGKRLYNATIIPNRGAWLELETDPNDVISVRVDRTRKLPVTVLIRALGFVSNGVISELFNDDVRIRATLERDNTDSREEALVEIYKRLRPGEPPTVENAAQLLESLFFDSKRYDLAAVGRYKLGKKLGWRRRLLGKMLAQPLVDKETGEIVAEEGTVLDEDALNRIAAAKVFEGEGMHDAWIKQKDGTPVKLIFNSVLPFTHRTITKEDIIAAVSYLLNLMDGHGTTDDIDHLGNRRLRSVGELLQNQFRIGLARMERVVKERMTIQDIDVITPQALINIRPVVAAIKEFFGSSQLSQFMDQTNPLAELTHKRRLSALGPGGLSRERAGFEVRDVHHSHYGRMCPIETPEGPNIGLIGSLSTFARINEFGFIETPYRKINKHARRVTDEVIYLTADEEDEMVIAQANEGLDENGWFKEPRVTCRYKHETLVVPAEKVDYMDVSPKQVVSIATAMIPFLENDDANRALMGANMQRQAVPLLKTQAPLVGTGMEYKAARDSGVVVLAKNAGVVEKVTATEIQIRTENGGLDTYKLLKYLRSNQGTCINQKPIIFKGDRVVKGQVLADGPSTDKGELALGYNVLVAFMPWEGYNYEDAILLSQELVKEDIFTSIHIEEYECDARDTKLGPEEITRDIPNVSEDVLRDLDDRGIIRVGAEVRPGDILVGKVTPKGETELTAEERLLRAIFGEKAREVRDTSLRVPHGEAGKIVDVKVFTRENGDELPPGVNQLVRCYIAQKRKISEGDKMAGRHGNKGVVSRIMPQEDMPFLPDGTPVQIVLNPLGVPSRMNIGQVLETHLGRAAAAIGMQVKMGDPTLVDRLKEVNYNVEKHGLPKPDIAGVHLATPVFDGATETEVIKTLKAAGLSEDGKTILYDGRTGEPFDNPVTVGYVYMLKLAHLVDDKIHARSTGPYSLVTQQPLGGKAQFGGQRFGEMEVWALEAYGAAYTLQELLTVKSDDVVGRVKTYEAIVKGENVPEPGVPESFKVLIKELQSIGLDVKVLTEDAQEIMIRESDEDINETAKELELNIGGDDVTQAPVERKKPDFEGDVVDDLEANDDIEPLEEELDIIAEIGEMEPDKFDIAPRAEEDDFDFQPKRGNAKKLKENAKKSNPRSYLDEIIDDEDFD, from the coding sequence ATGTTTAATCCTGTTCCGGTGGGCAAAAGGTTCAGGTATAGTTACGCCAAAATTGACGAAGTGCTGGACATGCCCAACCTTATCGAGATTCAGAAGAATTCGTACAACTGGTTTCTTAAGGAAGGTTTGCAGGAGATATTTCGCGATATCTCTCCCATTCAGGACTTTACCGGCAACCTGGTTCTGTCTTTTGAAAACTTTACGCTGGGCGAACCTAAATATGAAGTTGAAGAGTGCAAGGAGCGGGATGTTACTTATGCTGCTCCACTTCGCGTGAGTGTCCGGCTGTACAACAAAGAAACGCAGGAGATAAAAGAGCAGGAAGTGTTTATGGGCGATTTTCCGCTCATGACCGACAACGGTACATTTATTATCAATGGCGCCGAGCGGGTTATTGTCAGCCAATTAGTACGTTCACCAGGAGTCTATTACGGCGAGACAATCGACACGACCGGCAAGAGGCTGTACAATGCCACAATTATCCCCAATCGTGGGGCATGGTTGGAACTGGAGACTGATCCTAACGATGTGATATCGGTTAGAGTTGACCGTACCAGAAAGTTGCCGGTAACAGTGCTTATTCGGGCGTTAGGATTCGTGTCCAACGGCGTAATATCCGAGCTTTTTAATGATGATGTGCGTATCCGGGCAACGTTGGAACGGGACAACACTGACTCGCGGGAAGAAGCGCTTGTCGAGATTTACAAACGCTTGCGTCCGGGTGAACCGCCGACAGTAGAAAATGCTGCACAGCTATTGGAATCGCTGTTTTTTGACTCTAAGCGTTATGATTTGGCTGCAGTCGGGCGTTATAAGCTTGGAAAAAAGCTGGGATGGCGTCGACGTCTCTTAGGAAAAATGCTGGCTCAGCCGCTTGTTGATAAAGAGACCGGTGAAATTGTTGCCGAAGAAGGTACAGTGCTGGACGAGGATGCACTTAACCGCATTGCCGCCGCCAAGGTATTCGAGGGTGAAGGCATGCATGATGCCTGGATCAAACAAAAAGACGGTACTCCTGTGAAATTGATATTCAACTCAGTATTGCCTTTCACACACCGCACCATTACCAAAGAGGACATTATTGCTGCCGTTAGCTACCTCCTTAACTTGATGGACGGTCACGGTACTACTGATGATATTGACCATTTAGGCAACCGCCGGTTACGCTCGGTAGGCGAACTGCTGCAAAACCAGTTCCGTATCGGCTTGGCCCGGATGGAGCGGGTTGTTAAAGAGCGTATGACCATCCAGGATATTGATGTAATCACGCCGCAAGCGCTGATTAATATCAGGCCGGTGGTAGCTGCCATAAAGGAATTTTTTGGTTCGAGCCAGCTCTCACAGTTCATGGACCAGACCAATCCGCTGGCTGAACTTACTCATAAACGGCGTCTCAGCGCCTTGGGGCCTGGTGGTTTGAGCCGTGAACGCGCCGGCTTTGAAGTCCGCGACGTTCACCATTCCCACTACGGCCGCATGTGTCCGATTGAAACGCCTGAAGGACCGAACATTGGTCTTATCGGTTCGCTGTCTACCTTTGCCCGCATCAATGAATTTGGTTTTATTGAAACGCCTTATCGAAAAATTAATAAACATGCGCGACGGGTAACCGATGAAGTAATCTATCTTACCGCTGATGAAGAAGACGAAATGGTAATAGCCCAGGCTAATGAGGGACTGGACGAAAATGGCTGGTTTAAAGAGCCGCGCGTTACCTGCCGTTACAAGCATGAAACCTTGGTAGTTCCGGCTGAGAAAGTTGACTACATGGATGTTTCACCAAAGCAAGTTGTGTCAATTGCAACCGCAATGATCCCATTCCTGGAAAACGATGACGCCAACCGGGCTTTGATGGGTGCTAACATGCAGCGTCAAGCCGTTCCGCTCCTGAAAACTCAGGCACCGCTTGTCGGTACCGGTATGGAATATAAAGCTGCCCGTGACTCAGGGGTAGTAGTGTTGGCTAAGAATGCCGGCGTTGTGGAAAAAGTAACGGCAACCGAAATTCAGATACGCACCGAAAATGGCGGATTGGATACCTATAAACTGCTGAAATATCTGCGCTCGAACCAAGGAACATGTATTAATCAAAAACCGATCATTTTTAAAGGCGACCGTGTTGTCAAAGGCCAGGTGCTGGCTGACGGACCGTCCACCGATAAAGGCGAGTTGGCTCTGGGATATAATGTGCTGGTGGCATTTATGCCATGGGAAGGCTACAATTACGAGGACGCCATTCTTTTGAGTCAAGAGTTGGTTAAGGAAGATATCTTTACTTCAATCCATATTGAAGAGTATGAATGCGACGCCCGCGATACTAAGCTGGGCCCGGAAGAGATTACCCGTGATATTCCGAATGTATCCGAGGACGTGCTCAGAGACCTTGATGACCGGGGAATTATTCGCGTTGGGGCTGAAGTTCGCCCGGGAGATATTCTGGTCGGCAAAGTAACCCCTAAAGGCGAAACCGAACTGACCGCTGAAGAACGTCTGCTGAGGGCCATTTTTGGTGAAAAAGCTCGCGAAGTCCGCGACACGTCTCTTAGAGTACCGCACGGTGAAGCGGGCAAAATTGTCGATGTTAAAGTATTTACCCGTGAAAATGGCGACGAATTGCCGCCTGGCGTTAACCAACTGGTACGGTGCTATATCGCGCAAAAGCGTAAAATCTCTGAAGGCGATAAAATGGCTGGCCGCCATGGTAACAAAGGGGTAGTTTCCCGGATTATGCCGCAGGAAGATATGCCCTTTTTGCCTGACGGCACACCGGTGCAGATTGTTTTAAACCCTCTTGGCGTACCTTCACGTATGAATATTGGTCAGGTGTTGGAGACTCATTTGGGTCGTGCCGCAGCTGCCATTGGCATGCAGGTGAAAATGGGCGATCCGACATTGGTTGACCGTCTTAAAGAAGTAAATTACAATGTTGAAAAGCACGGGCTGCCTAAACCGGATATCGCCGGGGTTCACTTGGCAACCCCGGTATTTGACGGCGCGACAGAGACCGAGGTCATTAAAACACTTAAGGCTGCCGGCTTGTCAGAGGATGGAAAGACCATCCTTTATGACGGTCGCACAGGTGAACCATTTGATAACCCTGTAACCGTTGGCTATGTATATATGCTGAAATTGGCTCACTTGGTTGACGACAAGATTCATGCCCGTTCTACCGGCCCGTACTCGCTTGTCACTCAGCAACCATTAGGCGGTAAAGCCCAGTTCGGTGGTCAGCGTTTCGGTGAGATGGAAGTTTGGGCGCTCGAAGCTTACGGCGCAGCATACACACTGCAAGAACTGTTAACTGTCAAGTCTGATGATGTTGTCGGTCGGGTAAAAACGTATGAGGCCATTGTCAAAGGTGAAAACGTTCCTGAACCGGGCGTACCGGAATCCTTCAAGGTGCTTATTAAAGAACTCCAGAGTATTGGCCTTGATGTCAAGGTATTGACTGAAGACGCGCAGGAAATCATGATTCGCGAGTCAGATGAAGACATTAATGAAACAGCGAAAGAACTCGAATTAAATATTGGCGGAGACGATGTAACACAAGCCCCTGTTGAACGCAAAAAGCCGGATTTTGAGGGTGATGTAGTTGACGATCTCGAAGCTAATGACGATATCGAACCGTTGGAAGAAGAACTGGATATTATTGCTGAAATCGGTGAAATGGAACCTGACAAGTTTGATATTGCCCCCAGAGCGGAGGAAGATGATTTTGACTTCCAGCCCAAACGAGGCAATGCGAAAAAGCTCAAGGAAAATGCTAAAAAGTCTAATCCTCGCTCATATCTTGACGAGATAATTGATGATGAGGACTTTGACTAG